The following is a genomic window from Procambarus clarkii isolate CNS0578487 chromosome 52, FALCON_Pclarkii_2.0, whole genome shotgun sequence.
gtttgcatttgtgttcctcacgtgtgccccaaagaatgaggtgatttgataaaatgctatgcccaagattaccatccgagtgccggcggggaagtggttcatatagcttcggctatcacttccttatgtccggtcgtgatggtcaagcggattaaggcgtccctgtacataccagttgcgttgctcctggcagtatgggttcgagtcacttctggggtgtgagttttcagttatatatatatatatatatatatatatatatatatatatatatatatatatatatatatatatatatatataatgtcaatagatatactaggcttaggaaaaggttggtgtgtggttgttgttttCTTCATGAAATTTTTTACACAATTAGTAGTACAGAAGACAGGCGTCTGTGTGTACAGCAGTTTGTACTTCTCTCTAAAGTTCAGGTTCTATCACATTAGAATGGAAGCTTGGCGAGGCAGCCGAGTGGTGTCAAGACTGAGGGAAGGCAGCCGAGGTGAGGTGTGTCAAGACCCAGCGGAAGGCAGCCGAGGTGAGGTGTGTCAAGACCCAGCGGAAGGCAGCCGAGGTGAGGTGTGTCAAGACCCAGCGGAAGGCAGCCGAGGAGTGTCGAGACTTAGGGAAGGCAGCCGAGGAGTGTCGAGACTTAGGGAAGGCAGCCGAGGTGTGTCAAGACTGAGGGAAGGCAGCCGAGGAGTGTCAAGACTGAGGGAAGGCAGCTGAGGAGTGTCGAGACTGAGGGAAGGCAGCCGAGGAGTGTCGAGACTGAGGGAAGGCAGCTGAGGAGTGTCAAGACTGAGGGAAGGCAGCCGAGGTATGTCAAGACTGAGGGAAGGCAGCCGAGGTGTGTCGAGACTGAAGGAAGGCAGCTGAGGAGTGTCAAGACTGAGGGAAGGCATCCGAGGAGTGTCGAGACTGAGGGAAGGCAGCCGAGGAGTGTCGAGACTGAGGGAAGGCAGCCGAGGAGTGTCAAGACTGAGGGAAGGCAGCTGAGGAGTGTCGAGACTGAGGGAAGGCAGCCGAGGAGTGTCGAGACTGAGGGAAGGCAGCCGAGGAGTGTCGAGACTGAGGGAAGGCAGCCGAGGAGTGTCGAGACTGAGGGAAGGCAGTCGAGGAGTGTCGAGACTGAGGGAAGGCAGCCGAGGAGTGTCGAGACTGAGGGAAGGCAGCCGAGGAGTGTCGAGACTGAGGGAAGGCAGCCGAGGAGTGTCGAGACTGAGGGAAGGCAGCCGAGGAGTGTCGAGACTGAGGGAAGGCAGCCGAGGAGTGTCGAGACTGAGGGAAGGCAGCCGAGGAGTGTCGAGACTGAGGGAAGGCAGCCGAGGAGTATCGAGACTGAGGGAAGGCAGCCGAGGAGTGTCGAGACTGAGGGAAGGCAGCCGAGGAGTGTCGAGACTGAGGGAAGGCAGCCGAAGAGTGTCAAGACTGAGGGAAGGCAGCCGAGGAGTGTCGAGACTGAGGGAAGGCAGCCGAGGAgtgccaagagtgagggaaggcagACGAGGAGTGTCAAGACTGGGGGAAGGCAGCCGAGGAGTGTCGAGACTGAGGGAAGGCAGCCGAGGAGTGCCAAGAGTGAGGGGAAGGCAGACGAGGAGTGTCAAGACTTAGGGAAGGCAGCCGAGGAGTGTCGAGACTGAGGGAAGGCTGCCGAGGAGTGTCGAGACTGAGGGAAGGCAGCCGAAGAGTGTCAAGACTGAGGGAAGGCAGCCGAGGAGTGTCGAGACTGAGGGAAGGCAGCCGAGGAGTGTCGAGACTGAGGGAAGGCAGCCGAGGAGTGTCGAGACTGAGGGAAGGCAGCCGAGGAGTATCGAGACTGAGGGAAGGCAGCCGAGGAGTGTCGAGACTGAGGGAAGGCAGCCGAGGAGTGTCGAGACTGAGGGAAGGCAGCCG
Proteins encoded in this region:
- the LOC138352159 gene encoding uncharacterized protein, encoding MPSLSLDTPQLPSFSLDTPRLPSLSLDIPRLPSLSLDTPQLPSLSLDTPRLPSLSLDTPQLPSLSLDTPRLPSLSLDTPRLPSLSLDTPRLPSLSLDTPRLPSAGS
- the LOC138352160 gene encoding serine/arginine repetitive matrix protein 1-like; the encoded protein is MSMSRHSSAAFPQSRHSSAAFPQSRYSSAAFPQSRHSSAAFPQSRHSSAAFPQSRHSSAAFPQSRHSSAAFPQSRHSSAAFPQSRHSSAAFPQSRHSSTAFPQSRHSSAAFPQSRHSSAAFPQSRHSSAAFPQSRHSSAAFPQS